One Flavobacterium sp. 90 DNA segment encodes these proteins:
- a CDS encoding T9SS type A sorting domain-containing protein, translating to MKKLYLLLPLLLPLITYSQDILWEKSYGGQHADYLFDAQPTADYGFILAGSSLSNKTGNKSDDNHGDLDYWVWKMTEKGELDWQKSFGGSGFDLLQSIKNTKDGGFILAGTSSSGTGFQKAEDCKGLTDFWVIKLDASGAEQWQRTIGGNGSDELLCAFQTRDGGYILGGSSSSSPLSISGIKPDAKSLTTTKADLYSKSEKSRGNMDYWVVKLDKQGVIEWQKTYGGEYADLLRSMEQTTDNGFILAGYSTSSRSGDKTESNKGVGDVWVLKINDVGEIEWQNSYGAEGDDQPYVIHQTSDGGYIIGANSNSTNPLTSLGGIVGNGTDYWVLKLDEEGGVVWSKTYDFGKVDILTSLVENKDHTYLIGGYAQSERRVPREGIVGKLTNVVAKEKDGINDYIALKIDEKGEELWNKTVGSAGEDILRKLIETRDGGYLMAGTSNSGASKDKNSNIGGSDFWVVKLKDKTKIEKVKSSIEAIPNPVSTYTNVIIGYDFTSGTASVVDMTGRTLQNFSISSRTVPVDLSAYAEGIYIINIKTDVKTESVKVIKRITSK from the coding sequence ATGAAAAAACTTTACCTACTCCTTCCTCTTTTATTGCCATTAATTACTTATTCTCAGGACATTCTTTGGGAAAAATCGTACGGAGGACAACATGCTGACTATCTTTTTGACGCCCAGCCAACAGCCGACTATGGATTTATTTTGGCAGGAAGTTCATTATCTAATAAAACAGGAAATAAATCAGACGATAATCATGGAGATCTTGATTATTGGGTGTGGAAAATGACTGAAAAAGGAGAACTTGACTGGCAGAAAAGTTTTGGAGGAAGTGGATTTGATTTACTTCAAAGCATTAAAAACACAAAAGATGGGGGATTTATTCTGGCAGGAACTTCAAGTTCAGGAACAGGTTTTCAAAAAGCAGAAGACTGTAAAGGACTTACGGATTTTTGGGTTATAAAACTAGATGCTTCAGGAGCTGAGCAATGGCAAAGAACAATTGGAGGGAATGGTTCAGATGAATTGTTATGCGCTTTTCAGACCAGAGACGGAGGTTATATTTTAGGAGGATCTTCAAGCTCCAGTCCGCTCTCTATTTCAGGTATTAAACCTGATGCAAAGTCCCTGACAACTACCAAAGCAGATTTGTACAGTAAATCAGAAAAAAGCAGAGGGAACATGGATTACTGGGTTGTAAAACTGGACAAACAAGGTGTTATTGAGTGGCAAAAAACATACGGAGGAGAATATGCAGACTTACTAAGAAGTATGGAGCAAACGACAGATAATGGTTTTATTCTGGCGGGATATTCCACTTCATCACGATCTGGTGATAAAACGGAAAGTAATAAAGGAGTTGGAGATGTTTGGGTTTTAAAAATAAATGATGTTGGAGAAATAGAATGGCAAAATTCTTATGGGGCAGAAGGTGATGACCAGCCTTATGTAATTCACCAGACCAGTGATGGAGGATATATAATAGGCGCCAATTCAAACAGTACAAACCCACTTACTTCATTGGGCGGAATAGTTGGAAACGGCACTGATTATTGGGTTTTGAAACTAGATGAAGAAGGTGGAGTTGTATGGAGTAAAACCTATGATTTTGGAAAAGTGGATATTTTGACCTCATTGGTAGAAAACAAAGATCATACGTATTTAATTGGCGGATATGCCCAAAGTGAAAGAAGAGTTCCAAGAGAGGGAATCGTTGGGAAATTAACCAATGTCGTTGCCAAAGAAAAAGACGGAATCAATGATTATATCGCCTTAAAGATTGATGAAAAAGGAGAGGAATTGTGGAATAAAACTGTTGGAAGTGCAGGCGAGGATATTCTTAGAAAATTGATAGAAACCCGTGATGGAGGATATCTGATGGCGGGAACGTCTAATTCAGGTGCTTCAAAAGATAAAAACTCCAATATTGGGGGTAGTGATTTTTGGGTTGTAAAGTTGAAAGACAAAACAAAAATCGAAAAAGTTAAATCAAGTATAGAAGCCATTCCAAACCCGGTATCGACCTATACAAATGTTATTATAGGTTACGATTTTACTTCAGGAACAGCCAGTGTGGTTGATATGACAGGTAGAACGCTGCAAAATTTCAGTATTTCCAGCAGGACAGTACCGGTTGATTTAAGTGCTTATGCAGAGGGGATTTACATCATCAATATTAAAACAGATGTAAAAACCGAGTCTGTAAAAGTGATCAAAAGAATAACAAGTAAATAA
- a CDS encoding alpha-galactosidase codes for MKKILFLIAFTILFCKANAQESQIQIETQNTALILKAAKNGILYQSYLGTKLKDNSAYNILSKENTKSFVINDGNPLVNLRHQAYPTYGTENLFESAIRMTHNDGNPSLELNYVSHRTDKIDANTTETIIKLKDPVYPVEVTLHYKSFYNENIIEQWTEIVHHEKKPVMLYNYASSMLHFDADHYWLTQFHGDWAKEVRMQESELTSGTKVIDSKLGVRTDMYQTPVFFLSLNEKANETSGELVAGTIAWSGNFKFAFELDNKNSLRISSGINPFASEYNLESGKVFTTPSFIYTFSNKGKGQASRNLHTWARKYGVKDGEKPRLTLLNNWETTFFNFDEKKLTDMFADSKTLGVDMFLLDDGWFGNKYPRSGDKSGLGDWQATKTKLPNGLGFLMQEAEKTGVKFGIWIEPEMVNPKSELYEKHPDWVLKLPNRPESYYRTQLVLDLCNPQVQDFVFKTVDDIMQTNSGVAFFKWDCNRMMTNAYSTYLKNQQSHLFIEYTKGLYKVLDRIKTKYPNLPMMLCAGGGGRTDYGFLKYFTEFWASDNTDPFNRVFIQWGYSQFFPAFAICNHVTSWGNQSIKFKTDVAMMGKLGFDINIKELKENELKYCQDAVANYKRLSPVIWHGDMYRIVSPYDESRAVLMYVNEAKSKAVLFSYTLHPLYDPQYNLVRFQGLDPNKTYKVDEINLMPEAKKTLEESGESFTGDYLMNVGLRVSSSKVESSVVLEITEV; via the coding sequence ATGAAAAAAATACTATTTCTAATAGCGTTTACAATCTTGTTTTGTAAAGCTAATGCACAAGAAAGTCAAATTCAGATCGAAACTCAAAATACAGCTCTAATTTTAAAAGCAGCAAAAAACGGCATACTTTATCAATCGTATTTAGGAACGAAACTCAAAGACAATTCGGCGTATAATATACTTTCGAAAGAAAATACAAAGTCATTTGTCATAAACGATGGAAATCCATTAGTAAATCTCAGACATCAGGCGTATCCAACATACGGAACCGAAAATTTATTTGAATCGGCAATTCGAATGACTCACAATGATGGGAATCCGTCTTTAGAATTAAATTATGTAAGTCATCGTACCGACAAAATTGATGCAAATACAACTGAAACCATTATAAAGCTAAAAGATCCGGTATATCCTGTAGAAGTTACGCTGCACTATAAATCTTTTTATAATGAGAATATAATTGAGCAATGGACAGAAATTGTGCATCACGAAAAAAAGCCTGTTATGTTATACAATTATGCATCGTCGATGTTGCATTTTGATGCCGATCATTATTGGTTGACGCAATTTCACGGAGATTGGGCAAAGGAAGTTCGTATGCAGGAAAGTGAATTAACCAGCGGAACAAAAGTAATCGACTCAAAATTGGGAGTTCGCACGGATATGTACCAGACGCCGGTTTTCTTTTTATCGCTTAACGAAAAAGCCAATGAAACTTCGGGAGAACTTGTGGCGGGAACAATTGCCTGGTCCGGAAACTTTAAATTTGCTTTTGAATTAGACAATAAAAATTCGCTTCGAATAAGTTCCGGAATCAACCCGTTTGCTTCAGAATACAACCTGGAATCTGGAAAAGTATTTACAACGCCATCTTTTATTTATACTTTTTCGAATAAAGGAAAAGGACAGGCGAGTAGAAACTTACATACTTGGGCAAGAAAATACGGCGTTAAAGATGGAGAAAAACCACGCTTGACTTTATTGAATAATTGGGAAACTACATTTTTTAATTTTGATGAAAAGAAATTGACAGATATGTTTGCCGATTCAAAAACTTTGGGCGTTGATATGTTCTTGTTAGACGATGGTTGGTTTGGGAATAAATATCCTCGAAGTGGCGATAAATCTGGTCTTGGAGATTGGCAGGCAACAAAAACAAAATTGCCAAACGGTCTTGGCTTCCTGATGCAGGAAGCAGAAAAAACAGGCGTTAAATTCGGAATCTGGATTGAGCCGGAAATGGTGAATCCTAAAAGTGAATTGTATGAAAAACATCCGGATTGGGTTTTGAAATTACCAAACAGACCGGAAAGTTATTATCGTACACAATTGGTTTTGGATTTATGCAATCCGCAAGTGCAGGATTTTGTATTCAAAACGGTAGACGATATTATGCAGACCAATTCGGGCGTGGCCTTTTTTAAATGGGATTGCAACCGAATGATGACGAATGCTTATTCTACCTATTTAAAGAATCAGCAATCGCATTTATTTATCGAATATACCAAAGGTTTGTATAAAGTCTTAGACCGAATTAAAACCAAATATCCAAACTTACCAATGATGCTTTGCGCCGGTGGAGGAGGAAGAACAGATTATGGATTCCTGAAATATTTTACGGAATTCTGGGCAAGTGACAATACAGATCCTTTCAATCGAGTGTTTATTCAATGGGGATATTCGCAGTTTTTTCCAGCTTTTGCAATTTGTAATCACGTAACTTCATGGGGAAATCAATCCATTAAATTCAAAACCGATGTCGCGATGATGGGCAAATTAGGTTTTGATATTAACATAAAAGAACTTAAAGAAAATGAGCTAAAATATTGTCAGGATGCAGTTGCCAATTATAAACGATTGAGTCCCGTAATCTGGCACGGCGACATGTATAGAATTGTCTCGCCTTATGACGAAAGCCGCGCCGTATTAATGTATGTAAATGAGGCAAAAAGCAAAGCAGTATTATTCTCTTATACGCTTCATCCGCTTTATGATCCGCAATATAATTTGGTTCGTTTTCAAGGCTTAGATCCAAATAAAACCTACAAAGTCGATGAAATAAACCTAATGCCCGAAGCAAAGAAAACCCTCGAAGAATCAGGCGAATCTTTTACCGGAGATTATCTAATGAATGTTGGTTTAAGAGTTTCTTCATCTAAAGTAGAATCCAGCGTTGTTCTTGAAATTACAGAAGTTTAA
- a CDS encoding TonB-dependent receptor, producing MKLLTKDQPTTDWLSTEIWKVTKLASGFLLAMTLQVSAATETKDSKFFLKLNNAPLTGSNVAGKNSSLSELTKNSGILFTEQKTIKGKVTGPKGEPLPGVNIVIKGTQIGVSTDFDGNFVIDVPDSNTILVISFTGFVTKEVLASNASNIQLEEQNQTLNEVVVVGYGTQKKGSTTGAIASVKGTVLTTNASANVSNAIAGRMSGVIANNRSGRPGDDSSSLLIRGFNSFGGGTSPLVVVDGIPDRDLNRINPDDIESVTVLKDASAAIYGVRSANGVILVTTKRGKVGAPTIKIDGSYGIQQLTRMDERVNSWQYMTYYNELNAHKGTTLPYTQTEIDKYKAGNDPNYTSTNWLKEVYRKDAPQSNVSLSVNGGNEQVKYFFSGQYLNQESNLRNSDERYRQFNLRSNIDVNISKNLKVNLDISTRREDRTYPAVSIGSIMHETVSMYPFIPAYWKNGYPSSGIANGRNPILMSSSAAGYDKVLNLIVNPKIGFDLKLPKITEGLSLSGYAAFDYNVRSEKKFTKPWDAYSYDKTNDSYNNVKNSTAITSVMQDEQITNQNTYFAKLAYDRKFNKHGFNAFVGYEQTTTDKTETYAYRRDLLSDQLDQIFTGGTKGQNATGGAYQDGRESFLGRLAYNFDNKYFAEVTARYNGSFNFPSATRWGLFPAVSAGWKISEESFFKNNIKGIDQLKIRASWGKMGNDDLGEWINGVFYPNQYLFLTRYQLTTNQQNYSYFGSDYILNNSIYLSSTPNPNITWEVQYSTNIGLDFGFLNNKLTATFDYFSNKRSDILTARNASVPLYTGLALPKENIGETVNRGVDWSLNYADNTNNFKYSLGFNLTYAQSEVLFRDEAANIPEWQKSTGKAIDSWLVYQTNGIYRTQADVDNSAHFEGAKPGDLWVKDTDGDGNITSNDKVRIPQSATPKIAYGIPMRAEYKGFSIDLLWTGQAKAKQMILPQAQGAIVAPPTWLYNDRYTADNPNSKYPVAFNDSDNRNNIPADFWLRDASFFRLKSLEVSYVLPNKSLSRFGVLNMRVYAGGTNLFSIDHMKQYNLDPETNNTTGVNYPQTRIYRLGVTIEL from the coding sequence ATGAAATTATTAACCAAAGACCAACCAACGACTGATTGGCTTTCTACAGAAATCTGGAAGGTTACCAAACTAGCCTCCGGATTTCTATTAGCCATGACATTACAAGTTTCTGCTGCGACAGAAACTAAAGACAGCAAATTTTTCCTGAAACTTAATAACGCTCCACTCACTGGGAGCAACGTAGCAGGTAAAAATTCGTCTCTTTCTGAATTGACAAAAAACTCAGGGATTTTATTCACAGAACAAAAAACAATTAAAGGAAAAGTAACCGGTCCTAAAGGCGAGCCTCTTCCGGGAGTTAACATTGTAATAAAGGGAACCCAAATTGGTGTTTCTACTGATTTCGATGGTAATTTCGTCATTGATGTTCCGGACTCCAATACCATTCTTGTTATTTCGTTTACAGGTTTTGTAACGAAGGAAGTTTTGGCTTCAAATGCTTCGAATATTCAGCTTGAAGAGCAAAATCAAACTTTAAATGAAGTTGTAGTTGTAGGATACGGAACTCAGAAAAAAGGTTCTACAACCGGAGCAATTGCATCTGTAAAAGGTACAGTTTTAACAACAAATGCTTCTGCAAACGTTTCAAACGCAATTGCTGGACGTATGTCTGGAGTAATTGCCAATAACCGTTCAGGACGACCTGGCGATGACAGCTCAAGCCTTTTGATTAGAGGTTTTAACTCGTTTGGTGGCGGTACAAGTCCGCTTGTAGTTGTAGACGGAATTCCGGATCGTGATTTAAACAGAATTAATCCTGATGATATCGAATCGGTTACGGTTTTGAAAGATGCATCGGCGGCAATTTATGGTGTTCGATCTGCAAACGGAGTTATTTTGGTTACAACCAAAAGAGGTAAAGTTGGAGCTCCAACAATTAAAATCGACGGCTCGTATGGAATTCAGCAATTAACGAGAATGGACGAAAGGGTTAATTCGTGGCAATACATGACGTATTATAACGAACTGAATGCGCATAAAGGAACTACGCTTCCTTATACACAAACAGAAATCGATAAGTACAAAGCAGGAAATGACCCAAATTATACCAGTACAAACTGGCTTAAAGAAGTGTATAGAAAAGATGCGCCTCAGTCTAATGTTTCGCTTTCTGTGAATGGTGGTAACGAACAAGTTAAGTACTTCTTTTCTGGTCAATATTTGAATCAGGAAAGTAATCTTAGAAATAGCGACGAAAGATACAGACAGTTTAACTTGAGATCGAATATCGATGTTAATATCTCTAAAAACTTAAAGGTAAATCTTGATATTTCAACTCGTCGAGAAGACAGAACCTATCCGGCAGTAAGTATTGGAAGCATTATGCACGAAACAGTTAGTATGTATCCTTTTATTCCGGCGTATTGGAAAAATGGTTATCCTTCTTCGGGAATTGCAAATGGTAGAAACCCTATTTTAATGTCTTCTTCGGCTGCTGGTTATGACAAAGTTTTGAACTTAATCGTAAATCCAAAAATTGGTTTTGACTTAAAATTACCAAAAATTACAGAGGGACTTTCGCTAAGCGGATATGCCGCATTTGACTACAATGTTCGCAGTGAGAAAAAATTTACTAAACCTTGGGATGCTTATTCTTATGACAAAACGAATGATAGTTACAATAACGTAAAAAATAGTACGGCGATAACTAGCGTAATGCAAGACGAGCAAATTACGAATCAAAATACTTATTTCGCAAAATTAGCTTACGATCGTAAATTCAACAAACATGGTTTTAATGCTTTTGTAGGATATGAGCAAACTACAACTGATAAAACCGAAACGTATGCGTACAGAAGAGATTTATTAAGCGACCAATTGGATCAAATTTTTACAGGAGGAACTAAAGGACAAAATGCAACCGGAGGCGCTTATCAGGACGGAAGAGAAAGTTTCTTAGGTCGTCTTGCTTACAACTTTGACAATAAATATTTTGCCGAAGTTACGGCTCGCTACAACGGATCATTCAACTTTCCGTCTGCGACTCGTTGGGGATTGTTTCCGGCAGTTTCTGCAGGTTGGAAAATATCTGAAGAATCCTTTTTCAAAAATAATATTAAAGGAATTGATCAGCTTAAGATAAGAGCTTCCTGGGGAAAAATGGGTAATGATGATTTGGGCGAATGGATTAATGGCGTCTTTTATCCAAACCAATATCTTTTCTTAACGAGATATCAGTTAACTACAAATCAGCAGAATTACAGCTATTTTGGTTCAGATTATATCTTAAACAATAGTATCTATCTTTCGTCTACGCCTAACCCTAATATTACTTGGGAAGTACAATATTCTACAAACATCGGACTTGATTTTGGATTCTTAAACAATAAATTAACCGCAACTTTTGACTATTTCAGTAACAAAAGATCTGATATTTTAACGGCTAGAAATGCATCTGTTCCTTTATATACAGGATTGGCACTTCCTAAAGAAAATATTGGAGAAACGGTTAACAGAGGTGTTGACTGGTCTTTAAATTATGCTGACAACACTAATAATTTCAAATACAGTTTAGGTTTTAATCTTACTTATGCACAAAGTGAAGTCCTGTTTCGTGATGAAGCTGCGAACATTCCGGAATGGCAAAAATCAACCGGAAAAGCAATCGATTCCTGGTTAGTTTACCAAACAAACGGTATTTATCGTACACAGGCAGATGTTGACAATTCGGCTCATTTTGAAGGGGCAAAACCCGGAGATCTTTGGGTAAAAGACACAGACGGCGATGGTAATATAACGTCTAATGACAAGGTTAGAATTCCACAATCGGCAACGCCAAAAATCGCTTACGGTATTCCGATGAGAGCAGAATACAAAGGTTTTTCTATCGACTTACTCTGGACAGGACAAGCAAAGGCTAAACAAATGATTTTGCCACAAGCGCAAGGAGCAATCGTAGCGCCGCCAACTTGGTTGTACAACGACAGATATACGGCTGATAACCCTAATTCTAAATATCCTGTAGCATTCAACGATTCTGATAATAGAAACAATATTCCGGCTGATTTCTGGCTAAGAGATGCGTCTTTCTTTCGATTAAAATCATTAGAAGTGTCTTATGTATTGCCAAATAAATCGCTTTCGAGATTTGGAGTATTGAATATGAGAGTTTACGCCGGAGGAACAAACTTGTTTTCTATCGACCATATGAAACAATACAATCTTGATCCTGAAACGAATAATACAACAGGAGTAAATTATCCGCAAACCCGTATCTACAGACTCGGTGTAACTATTGAATTATAA
- a CDS encoding RagB/SusD family nutrient uptake outer membrane protein — protein sequence MKNYINNKRINIKKKALILASFFIAITSFISCSEDPLDKIPLDSYTDATVWSDLKLAEAFANNLYNVLPSTQHNWNNKTNRSWILSTACDEAFNNFNDYDIWTVNSGALTPDNASDFDIWKPTYATIQNCNIFLSRIDNVPGDEETRKRLKGEVIFLRAYAYFKLTSDYGGVPLITVPFDLNSNFKVDRSTYDQCVDFIVTELDKSAELLPLTTSSLGRITKGAALAIKSRTLLYAASPQWNTTNDITKWKKASDAAKAVIDLNIYQLYDKKYEDLFTTNNSEIICSRLSSKDPQWSAFNGVEMFNSPSGFHGWANFAPSQSHIDAYGTADGKDITDPTSGYNPQKPYVNRDPRFYKNIVYDGRAYGKPEFCQDRYDAGSSNKAEFYEGGLDSPQGWDTWNASKTRYTFRKYCDTTYNYNNETQTNKAWIISRLGEIYLNYAEAQFKLGNEGTAIQYLNAIRQRAGITVPLAGLTGTALENKIRNERQVELCLEGFRYYDVRRWKIAEVTENKPLMGVVITKNGDGSKTYTYTKVQDRIFKPQHYLLPIPRDETNRTSLVQNPGYN from the coding sequence ATGAAAAATTATATCAACAATAAACGAATCAATATAAAAAAGAAGGCACTTATCCTTGCCTCTTTTTTTATCGCAATTACCTCTTTTATATCCTGCAGCGAAGATCCTTTAGACAAAATTCCTTTGGATTCTTATACAGATGCAACGGTTTGGAGTGATTTGAAACTTGCTGAAGCTTTTGCAAACAATCTTTACAATGTTTTGCCAAGCACGCAACACAATTGGAACAATAAAACAAATCGCAGCTGGATTTTGTCTACTGCTTGTGATGAAGCTTTTAATAATTTTAACGATTATGACATTTGGACCGTAAACTCAGGAGCACTCACGCCAGATAATGCAAGTGATTTTGATATCTGGAAACCTACATATGCAACGATTCAAAATTGTAACATCTTTTTGTCCCGAATTGATAATGTTCCGGGTGACGAAGAAACTCGCAAGAGATTAAAAGGAGAAGTAATTTTCTTAAGAGCTTATGCTTATTTTAAACTTACGAGCGATTATGGCGGAGTTCCATTGATTACAGTTCCTTTTGATCTAAACAGTAATTTTAAAGTTGATCGCAGTACTTATGACCAATGTGTTGATTTTATCGTTACTGAGTTAGACAAATCTGCTGAATTATTGCCATTAACAACTTCTAGTCTTGGCAGAATCACAAAAGGTGCCGCACTTGCCATCAAATCAAGAACATTGCTTTATGCTGCGAGTCCACAATGGAATACAACAAATGACATCACTAAATGGAAAAAAGCATCTGATGCTGCAAAAGCGGTTATCGATTTGAATATTTATCAGCTTTATGATAAAAAGTACGAAGATCTTTTTACGACTAATAACTCTGAAATTATTTGTTCTCGTCTGTCTAGTAAAGATCCGCAATGGAGTGCTTTTAATGGTGTCGAAATGTTTAATTCTCCGAGTGGTTTTCACGGTTGGGCAAATTTCGCACCAAGCCAAAGTCATATTGATGCTTATGGAACTGCTGACGGAAAAGACATTACAGATCCAACATCTGGTTATAATCCGCAGAAACCATATGTAAACAGAGATCCGCGTTTTTACAAAAATATTGTATATGATGGACGCGCTTATGGAAAACCTGAATTTTGTCAAGATCGTTATGATGCCGGAAGTTCAAATAAAGCTGAGTTTTACGAAGGTGGTTTAGATTCTCCTCAAGGTTGGGATACCTGGAATGCGAGTAAAACACGTTACACTTTCCGTAAATATTGTGATACAACATACAATTACAATAATGAAACACAAACCAACAAAGCCTGGATTATTTCTCGCTTAGGCGAAATTTATCTGAATTACGCCGAAGCGCAATTTAAACTTGGTAACGAAGGAACAGCAATTCAATATCTAAACGCAATCAGACAACGTGCAGGAATAACTGTTCCGTTAGCAGGTTTGACGGGAACTGCTTTAGAAAATAAAATTCGTAACGAAAGACAAGTTGAATTGTGTCTGGAAGGATTCCGTTATTATGATGTTCGCCGTTGGAAAATTGCCGAAGTAACAGAAAATAAGCCTTTGATGGGAGTTGTTATTACCAAAAATGGTGATGGTTCAAAAACCTATACTTACACCAAAGTTCAGGATAGAATTTTTAAACCTCAGCATTATTTATTACCAATTCCAAGGGATGAAACGAACAGAACCAGTTTAGTTCAAAATCCGGGTTATAATTAG
- a CDS encoding isocitrate lyase/phosphoenolpyruvate mutase family protein, producing MTNDFQKFKELHDQQEPLLIGNVWNVQSAKKLEELGFKALGTSSYAIAETLGYADGEEMSFDEYLFITKRIAASVSAPLSVDLEAGYGKTVAEIVANIKELNKIGVSGINIEDSVVEQGVRTIVDADSFAQKIKAVADELLKENIEIFINIRSDVFLLGLPDSLNEALKRISIYENIGIHGLFFPCVTKIEDIQALTKATKLPINVMCMPDLPDFDKLQNAGVKRISMGNFLNNKIYQYLGSEVETVLKNQNFSSVF from the coding sequence ATGACGAATGATTTTCAAAAGTTTAAAGAATTACACGATCAGCAGGAACCTTTGTTGATTGGCAATGTTTGGAATGTACAAAGTGCGAAAAAATTAGAAGAACTTGGTTTTAAAGCTTTGGGAACTTCAAGCTACGCAATTGCAGAAACACTTGGATACGCTGATGGCGAAGAAATGAGTTTCGATGAATATCTGTTTATTACGAAACGTATTGCAGCTTCTGTATCCGCGCCGCTTTCTGTAGATCTCGAAGCCGGTTATGGAAAAACTGTTGCAGAAATTGTAGCAAATATTAAAGAACTAAATAAGATCGGCGTTTCGGGAATTAATATAGAAGATTCTGTAGTCGAACAAGGTGTAAGAACAATTGTTGATGCAGATTCATTTGCTCAAAAAATTAAGGCTGTCGCCGATGAACTTCTGAAAGAGAATATCGAGATTTTTATCAATATTAGATCGGATGTTTTTTTATTGGGATTACCGGATAGTCTAAATGAGGCACTGAAAAGAATAAGCATTTATGAAAACATAGGCATTCATGGATTGTTTTTTCCGTGTGTTACAAAAATTGAAGATATACAAGCGCTTACAAAAGCAACAAAACTGCCAATAAATGTAATGTGTATGCCTGATTTACCGGATTTTGATAAGCTGCAAAATGCAGGTGTAAAACGAATTAGTATGGGGAATTTTTTAAATAATAAAATATACCAATACTTAGGATCTGAAGTTGAAACGGTTTTGAAAAATCAGAATTTTAGCAGCGTGTTTTAA
- a CDS encoding saccharopine dehydrogenase NADP-binding domain-containing protein, with translation MENKIVIYGAYGHTGKFLVAQLYQQGFKPVLSGRDADKLAALSKDYPDLITKVADINQPETLDKAFADAEIIVNCAGPFLDTAEPIIQSALRLGKHYLDVSAEQKAVLDIFEQFSEQAKTANVTIIPAAAFYGGLGDLLSTTLTKDWDQVDEISSYIGLDSWHPTKGTRLTGERNHYQRFMYANNSLQPVLEVKSKVWNFPEPIFTQEVVTVPLSEIITISRHINVNTINTYLSQNSLTDIRNDKTPEPKAADEKNRSSQRFCMEVVATKGNKSRSITAQGIDIYAVTAPLIVEALKRILTGKIQKQGVTTLGEAFDATDFLNALDVDDIVISEIKETEIN, from the coding sequence ATGGAAAATAAAATAGTAATATACGGCGCTTACGGACACACAGGAAAATTTTTAGTTGCTCAGCTTTATCAGCAAGGCTTCAAACCTGTTCTTAGCGGGCGAGATGCTGATAAGTTAGCTGCTTTAAGTAAAGATTATCCGGATTTAATCACAAAAGTAGCCGATATTAACCAACCTGAAACTTTAGATAAGGCTTTTGCCGATGCCGAAATAATCGTAAACTGCGCAGGTCCATTTTTAGATACTGCAGAGCCTATTATTCAATCTGCGCTAAGATTAGGAAAACATTATCTTGATGTAAGTGCTGAACAAAAAGCGGTTTTGGACATTTTTGAGCAATTCTCTGAACAGGCAAAAACGGCCAATGTAACCATCATTCCTGCAGCTGCATTTTATGGCGGTTTGGGAGATTTATTGAGCACAACACTTACCAAAGACTGGGATCAGGTCGATGAAATTTCAAGTTATATAGGTTTGGATTCCTGGCATCCTACAAAAGGAACGCGATTGACGGGAGAACGCAATCACTATCAAAGATTTATGTATGCAAACAATAGTCTACAACCGGTTTTGGAGGTGAAATCTAAAGTTTGGAATTTTCCGGAACCAATATTTACACAAGAAGTGGTAACGGTTCCATTATCAGAAATTATCACGATTTCGAGACACATAAACGTCAATACAATCAATACTTATTTGAGTCAAAATTCGTTGACCGATATTAGAAATGATAAAACACCGGAACCTAAAGCTGCCGATGAAAAAAACAGATCATCTCAACGTTTTTGTATGGAAGTTGTCGCTACAAAAGGCAATAAAAGCAGAAGTATCACAGCTCAGGGAATCGATATTTATGCGGTAACAGCGCCTTTGATTGTTGAAGCTTTAAAAAGAATTTTGACCGGAAAAATACAAAAACAAGGCGTTACAACATTGGGAGAAGCATTTGACGCCACAGATTTTTTAAATGCGCTTGATGTTGACGATATTGTGATTTCGGAGATTAAAGAAACTGAAATTAATTAA